A genome region from Baekduia alba includes the following:
- a CDS encoding ABC transporter ATP-binding protein, with amino-acid sequence MAQPLLEVKDLVVHFETEDGVVQAVDGISYTVDRGKALGIVGESGSGKSVSSMTVMGLTRAGNAHISGSITFEGKDLLTASEEEIRKVRGGDIAMIFQDPLSSLHPFYKIGDQLVEAHRAHNDVSKARARDRAIEMLGLVGIPDPRRRIDGYPHEFSGGMRQRVMIAMALINDPKLLIADEPTTALDVTVQAQILELIQKLQQELDTAVVMITHDLGVVAEVTEEIAVMYAGRIVEYGTADTVFAAPEHPYTWGLLKSIPRLDTPRDQELVPIYGRPPSLINKPSGCSFHPRCPYVRDAHKKVDPTLEPVGGADATHKVACLLPSETRRSLWAALRAGETPEQVIEEVAIPETTLSPSAEGTNEVTE; translated from the coding sequence ATGGCGCAGCCGCTGCTGGAGGTCAAGGACCTCGTCGTGCACTTCGAGACCGAGGACGGCGTCGTCCAGGCGGTCGACGGCATCAGCTACACGGTCGATCGCGGGAAGGCGCTCGGCATCGTCGGCGAGTCCGGCTCCGGCAAGTCCGTGTCCTCCATGACGGTGATGGGACTGACGCGCGCGGGCAACGCGCACATCAGCGGTTCGATCACGTTCGAGGGCAAGGACCTGCTCACCGCCTCGGAGGAGGAGATCCGCAAGGTCCGCGGTGGCGACATCGCGATGATCTTCCAGGACCCGCTGTCCTCGCTGCATCCGTTCTACAAGATCGGCGACCAGCTGGTCGAGGCCCATCGCGCTCACAACGACGTCTCCAAGGCGCGGGCGCGCGACCGGGCGATCGAGATGCTGGGCCTGGTCGGCATCCCGGACCCGCGGCGCCGCATCGACGGCTACCCGCACGAGTTCTCGGGCGGCATGCGCCAGCGCGTGATGATCGCGATGGCGCTGATCAACGACCCCAAGCTGCTGATCGCCGACGAGCCGACGACGGCGCTGGACGTGACCGTCCAGGCGCAGATCCTCGAGCTCATCCAGAAGCTCCAGCAGGAGCTCGACACGGCGGTCGTGATGATCACCCACGACCTCGGCGTCGTCGCCGAGGTCACCGAGGAGATCGCGGTCATGTACGCCGGCCGGATCGTCGAGTACGGCACGGCCGACACGGTCTTCGCGGCGCCCGAGCACCCGTACACGTGGGGTCTGCTCAAGTCGATCCCGCGCCTGGACACGCCGCGCGACCAGGAGCTCGTCCCGATCTACGGCCGCCCGCCGTCGCTGATCAACAAGCCGTCGGGCTGCTCGTTCCACCCGCGCTGCCCGTACGTGCGCGACGCGCACAAGAAGGTCGATCCGACCCTCGAGCCGGTCGGCGGCGCGGACGCGACCCACAAGGTCGCGTGCCTGCTGCCGTCCGAGACGCGCCGGTCCCTCTGGGCCGCGCTGCGCGCGGGTGAGACGCCCGAGCAGGTGATCGAGGAGGTCGCGATCCCCGAGACCACCCTGTCGCCCTCCGCCGAGGGCACCAACGAGGTGACCGAATGA
- a CDS encoding ABC transporter permease produces MASYIARRVLWTILLLLVITAVTFLIFYVLPTADPAALRAGRDPSPDLIKAIKHQLGLDKSLPAQYVDYTKALWLHFDFGDSFINNTSVRSLIFDRLPNTIFLVLGAALVWFVSGVVIGIVSATRRGSFWDRFLMGGALVAISAPVYWMGLVSLYLFSDDIGKWKIFPGAGAYQDAHTFPAKCWAMVMPWCVLAAAFAAIYARLLRSNLLETMSEDYIRTARAKGLNERRVVLRHGVRSAITPVITVLGLDIGILMGGAILTETVFNIDGVGRLSFDAIQRGDLATIQGTTIVLAASVAIMSLVVDILYAFLDPRVRY; encoded by the coding sequence ATGGCCAGCTACATCGCTCGACGCGTCCTCTGGACGATCCTGCTCCTGTTGGTGATCACCGCGGTCACCTTCCTCATCTTCTACGTGCTTCCGACGGCCGATCCGGCCGCGCTGCGCGCGGGGCGCGATCCGTCCCCGGACCTGATCAAGGCCATCAAGCACCAGCTTGGCCTCGACAAGTCCCTCCCGGCGCAATACGTCGACTACACGAAGGCGCTCTGGCTGCACTTCGACTTCGGCGACAGCTTCATCAACAACACGTCGGTGCGGTCGCTGATCTTCGACCGCCTCCCGAACACGATCTTCCTGGTCCTGGGCGCGGCGCTCGTCTGGTTCGTCAGCGGCGTGGTCATCGGCATCGTCTCCGCCACGCGGCGCGGCTCCTTCTGGGACCGCTTCCTGATGGGCGGGGCGCTCGTCGCGATCTCGGCGCCCGTGTACTGGATGGGCCTCGTCTCGCTGTACCTGTTCAGCGATGACATCGGCAAGTGGAAGATCTTCCCGGGCGCCGGCGCCTACCAGGACGCGCACACCTTCCCGGCCAAGTGCTGGGCCATGGTCATGCCGTGGTGCGTGTTGGCCGCGGCCTTCGCCGCGATCTACGCCCGGCTCCTGCGCTCCAACCTGCTGGAGACGATGAGCGAGGACTACATCCGCACCGCGCGGGCCAAGGGCCTGAACGAGCGGCGCGTCGTCCTGCGCCACGGCGTGCGCTCGGCGATCACCCCCGTGATCACCGTGCTCGGCCTGGACATCGGCATCCTGATGGGCGGCGCGATCCTGACGGAGACCGTCTTCAACATCGACGGCGTCGGCCGTCTCTCATTCGACGCGATCCAGCGCGGTGACCTTGCCACGATCCAGGGCACGACGATCGTCCTGGCCGCCAGCGTGGCCATCATGAGCCTGGTCGTGGACATCCTGTACGCGTTCCTCGACCCGCGCGTGCGCTACTAA
- a CDS encoding ABC transporter substrate-binding protein produces MSRSHLRFLVAGMLVVLAFVVAACGGDDNSSSSTSKSSAGTESNAKTADAPAKKGGKITMLAASDVDFVDPGHTYYTFGEMVTLATNRPLYSFKPDDANKPVPDLAADEAQVSSDKKTVTIKIRPGVKYAPPVNRDVTSADVKYAIERFFSVNVGGQYPGYFSVIDGAPSKPTTGVKPISGIETPDDQTIVFHLKDPTAVSFVAALVMPITVPVPKEYASKFDAKNPSTYNTHVAFTGPYMIENNSSGSLTGYKPGKSISMVRNPNWDAKTDYRPANADSFFIRTNASDANVSARQVIDGSSMLLDTNPPANILKDLVTQVKDQYLSVPSGGYRYFPLNTEVKPFDNINVRKAVMAGFSRNAARLARGGKYVGDIATHWLPPDFPGFDQSGGFKGFPDIDYFNDKNEDGDMAVAAKYFKAAGYASGKYEGNDEILIVGANADPGKAQAEVASAQLQKMGFKTRLRLVPQDAVYTDWCQVPSKKVGMCGGAGWFKDFADPQSMLEPVFKGSLINRQSGNINYSMLNDPKVDDAMNKAALLEGDARLQAWANVDKMIVQDAAGIPFIWDKTTLVRSKNVNGVANPYIALWDLSFTSIK; encoded by the coding sequence ATGTCTCGGAGTCACCTCCGATTCCTGGTGGCGGGCATGCTCGTCGTGCTCGCGTTCGTGGTCGCCGCCTGTGGAGGCGACGACAACAGCTCGTCGTCGACCTCCAAGAGCAGCGCCGGCACCGAGTCGAACGCCAAGACGGCTGACGCCCCCGCCAAGAAGGGCGGCAAGATCACCATGCTTGCTGCCTCCGACGTCGACTTCGTCGACCCGGGCCACACCTACTACACGTTCGGCGAGATGGTGACGCTGGCGACCAACCGCCCGCTGTACTCCTTCAAGCCTGACGACGCCAACAAGCCGGTGCCGGACCTCGCCGCTGACGAGGCTCAGGTCTCCAGCGACAAGAAGACCGTCACGATCAAGATCCGCCCGGGCGTCAAGTACGCGCCGCCGGTCAACCGTGACGTGACCTCGGCCGACGTCAAGTACGCGATCGAGCGCTTCTTCTCGGTCAACGTCGGCGGCCAGTACCCCGGCTACTTCTCGGTGATCGACGGCGCGCCGTCGAAGCCCACGACCGGCGTCAAGCCGATCTCCGGCATCGAGACGCCCGACGACCAGACGATCGTCTTCCACCTGAAGGACCCGACCGCCGTCTCGTTCGTCGCCGCCCTGGTGATGCCGATCACGGTGCCGGTGCCCAAGGAGTACGCGTCGAAGTTCGACGCCAAGAACCCGTCGACGTACAACACGCACGTCGCGTTCACGGGCCCGTACATGATCGAGAACAACAGCTCCGGCTCGCTCACCGGCTACAAGCCCGGCAAGAGCATCTCGATGGTGCGCAACCCGAACTGGGACGCCAAGACGGACTACCGCCCGGCGAACGCGGACTCGTTCTTCATCCGCACCAACGCGTCGGACGCCAACGTCTCGGCCCGTCAGGTCATCGACGGCTCGTCGATGCTGCTGGACACCAACCCGCCGGCGAACATCCTCAAGGACCTCGTCACGCAGGTGAAGGACCAGTACCTCTCCGTTCCGTCGGGTGGCTACCGCTACTTCCCGCTGAACACCGAGGTCAAGCCGTTCGACAACATCAACGTCCGCAAGGCCGTGATGGCGGGCTTCTCCCGGAACGCGGCGCGTCTGGCGCGTGGTGGCAAGTACGTCGGCGACATCGCCACGCACTGGCTGCCGCCGGACTTCCCGGGCTTCGATCAATCCGGTGGCTTCAAGGGCTTCCCGGACATCGATTACTTCAACGACAAGAACGAAGACGGCGACATGGCCGTGGCCGCGAAGTACTTCAAGGCCGCCGGCTACGCCTCGGGCAAGTACGAGGGCAACGACGAGATCCTGATCGTCGGCGCCAACGCCGACCCGGGCAAGGCCCAGGCCGAAGTCGCCTCGGCCCAGCTGCAGAAGATGGGCTTCAAGACCCGTCTGCGCCTGGTCCCGCAGGACGCCGTGTACACGGATTGGTGCCAGGTCCCGTCCAAGAAGGTCGGCATGTGCGGTGGCGCCGGCTGGTTCAAGGACTTCGCCGATCCGCAGTCGATGTTGGAGCCGGTCTTCAAGGGCTCGCTCATCAACCGCCAGAGCGGCAACATCAACTACTCGATGTTGAACGACCCCAAGGTCGACGACGCCATGAACAAGGCGGCGCTGCTCGAGGGTGACGCACGCCTCCAGGCGTGGGCCAACGTCGACAAGATGATCGTCCAGGATGCCGCCGGCATCCCGTTCATCTGGGACAAGACCACGCTGGTGCGTTCGAAGAACGTCAACGGCGTCGCGAACCCGTACATCGCGCTCTGGGACCTGTCCTTCACCTCGATCAAGTAG
- a CDS encoding ABC transporter permease, whose protein sequence is MSTGTPESLLESEPVDLTGESAADIAARSPLELFWRRLRRDKVALVALAIVLFMVFVAIFAPLIVKVFGLPNPRTQNDNLLDDFGSPTGPSGAHPFGVDERGRDVLSRVIYGSRVSLEVAFIATALIVIIGVTAGLTTGYYRGKVDTLISRVMDLFLAFPVLVLAVGLGVACADGCLGGAIQPGLPVIIFVITLTTWPYMARIVRGQVLSLREREFVEASRSLGASDARIIFREILPNLIAPIIVYATVLIPQNILYEAALSFLGVGVDPSKPSWGAMISDATSIFQDAWWFMVFPGLALLITVLAFNIVGDGLQDALNPRTSK, encoded by the coding sequence GTGAGCACCGGCACCCCCGAATCGCTCCTCGAGAGCGAACCCGTCGACCTGACGGGAGAGTCGGCAGCGGACATCGCTGCCCGTTCGCCCCTGGAGCTCTTCTGGCGGCGACTGCGACGCGACAAGGTGGCGCTTGTCGCGCTGGCCATCGTGCTCTTCATGGTGTTCGTGGCGATCTTCGCCCCGCTCATCGTGAAGGTCTTCGGCCTGCCCAACCCGCGGACGCAGAACGACAACCTGCTCGACGACTTCGGGTCGCCCACCGGGCCGTCCGGCGCGCACCCGTTCGGCGTCGACGAGCGCGGGCGCGACGTCCTGTCGCGCGTCATCTACGGCTCCCGCGTCTCGCTCGAGGTCGCGTTCATCGCCACGGCGCTGATCGTGATCATCGGCGTGACCGCCGGCCTGACCACGGGCTACTACCGCGGCAAGGTCGACACGCTCATCAGCCGCGTCATGGACCTGTTCCTGGCGTTCCCGGTGCTCGTCCTGGCCGTCGGCCTGGGCGTCGCCTGCGCGGACGGCTGCCTCGGCGGCGCGATCCAGCCGGGCCTGCCGGTGATCATCTTCGTGATCACGCTCACGACCTGGCCCTACATGGCCCGCATCGTGCGCGGCCAGGTGCTGTCGCTGCGCGAGCGCGAGTTCGTCGAGGCGTCTCGCTCGCTGGGCGCCAGCGACGCACGCATCATCTTCCGGGAGATCCTCCCGAACCTCATCGCCCCGATCATCGTCTACGCGACGGTGCTCATCCCGCAGAACATCCTGTACGAGGCGGCACTGTCGTTCCTCGGCGTCGGCGTGGATCCGTCCAAGCCGAGCTGGGGCGCGATGATCTCCGACGCCACCTCGATCTTCCAGGACGCCTGGTGGTTCATGGTCTTCCCAGGCCTGGCGCTCCTGATCACGGTCCTCGCCTTCAACATCGTCGGCGACGGCTTGCAGGATGCGCTCAACCCGCGGACGTCGAAGTAG
- a CDS encoding response regulator, whose amino-acid sequence MTPKPAGQPIEVLLVEDDPGDVLLIREAFEFNKVHNNLNVVHDGEQALAYLRQEGEYARSLRPDLVLLDLNLPRKDGREVLAEAKSDERLRSIPIVVLTTSEAEEDVLKSYQLHANAYVTKPVDFERFVSIVRQIDDFFVSVVRLPS is encoded by the coding sequence ATGACCCCGAAGCCCGCTGGCCAGCCGATCGAAGTCCTCCTGGTCGAGGACGATCCCGGCGACGTCCTGCTGATCCGCGAAGCGTTCGAGTTCAACAAGGTCCACAACAACCTCAACGTGGTCCACGACGGCGAGCAGGCGCTGGCCTACCTGCGTCAGGAGGGCGAGTACGCGCGGTCGCTGCGCCCCGACCTCGTCCTGCTCGACCTCAACCTCCCGCGCAAGGACGGCCGCGAGGTCCTGGCCGAGGCGAAGTCCGACGAGCGCCTGCGCTCGATCCCGATCGTCGTCCTCACGACCTCCGAGGCCGAGGAGGACGTCCTCAAGAGCTACCAGCTGCACGCCAACGCCTACGTGACCAAGCCCGTGGACTTCGAGCGCTTCGTCTCGATCGTGCGCCAGATCGACGACTTCTTCGTCTCCGTCGTTCGCCTGCCGTCCTAA
- a CDS encoding sensor histidine kinase: MSRLRSGQWLALTAGGLVVAALVGIVVCLVALHRLTGAREQVVERVDPARVASQFYLTALVDQETGIRGYAAAGTNDYLGPYDLGAKNAVLARKRLDELAATGRVPHLFEDLQGVASASTSWHLLYADPSILTIRAEGVGAENLPSNAAGKQLFDGLRGAFDQMQQHLIAERADARTQLRHAAALAQWAVIFTAALILAAALAAAVTLSRVVAMPLSHLARDARRVARGEFDHEVAVEGPRDIQGLSTDVESMRQRIIAELDTVNRARAQLEEQTLDLQRSNAELEQFAYVASHDLQEPLRKVASFTGMLQHRYQGQLDERADQYIDFAVDGAKRMQVLINDLLAFSRVGRVGTADVVVDMGEAAADAERNLAAAIEESGAQVEVDAPLPRVQGDRSLLTALLQNLIGNAIKFRGDDAPHVHVGVTRTPAANGDADMYTFTVSDNGIGIAPRYADRIFVIFQRLHPKEEYTGTGIGLAMCRKIVEFHGGQIWLEPDNAEDGESAGATFRFTLPVPPDDEKSPA, encoded by the coding sequence ATGAGCCGGCTGCGCTCCGGCCAGTGGCTGGCGTTGACGGCGGGCGGGCTGGTGGTCGCGGCGCTCGTCGGGATCGTCGTCTGCCTCGTCGCGCTGCACCGGCTGACCGGCGCGCGCGAGCAGGTCGTCGAGCGCGTTGACCCGGCGCGGGTCGCGTCGCAGTTCTACCTGACCGCGCTCGTCGACCAGGAGACCGGGATCCGCGGGTACGCCGCCGCCGGGACGAACGACTACCTCGGGCCGTATGACCTCGGCGCCAAGAACGCGGTGCTGGCCCGGAAGCGGCTGGACGAGCTCGCCGCGACCGGCAGGGTCCCGCACCTGTTCGAGGACCTCCAAGGCGTCGCGTCGGCCTCGACGTCCTGGCACCTGCTCTACGCCGATCCGTCGATCCTGACGATCCGGGCGGAGGGCGTCGGCGCCGAGAACCTCCCGTCGAACGCCGCGGGCAAGCAGCTGTTCGACGGCCTGCGTGGCGCGTTCGACCAGATGCAGCAGCACCTGATCGCCGAGCGCGCGGACGCCCGCACGCAGCTGCGCCACGCCGCGGCGCTGGCGCAGTGGGCGGTCATCTTCACCGCGGCGCTGATCCTCGCCGCCGCGCTCGCGGCGGCGGTCACGCTGAGCCGCGTGGTCGCGATGCCGCTGTCGCACCTGGCCCGCGACGCCCGGCGCGTCGCGCGCGGCGAGTTCGACCACGAGGTCGCGGTCGAGGGCCCACGCGACATCCAGGGCCTGAGCACCGACGTCGAGTCGATGCGCCAGCGGATCATCGCCGAGCTCGACACGGTCAACCGCGCGCGAGCCCAGCTCGAGGAGCAGACGCTGGACCTCCAGCGCTCCAACGCCGAGCTCGAGCAGTTCGCCTACGTCGCGTCGCACGACCTGCAGGAGCCGCTGCGCAAGGTCGCCTCGTTCACGGGGATGTTGCAGCACCGCTACCAGGGCCAGCTCGACGAGCGCGCCGACCAATACATCGACTTCGCCGTCGACGGCGCCAAGCGCATGCAGGTGCTGATCAACGACCTGCTCGCGTTCTCGCGCGTCGGCCGGGTGGGGACGGCGGACGTCGTCGTCGACATGGGCGAGGCCGCCGCCGACGCCGAGCGCAACCTCGCCGCGGCGATCGAGGAGAGCGGCGCGCAGGTCGAGGTCGACGCGCCGCTGCCGCGCGTCCAGGGCGACCGCTCGCTGCTCACGGCGCTGTTGCAGAACCTGATCGGCAACGCCATCAAGTTCCGCGGCGACGACGCGCCGCACGTCCACGTCGGCGTGACGCGCACGCCCGCCGCCAACGGCGACGCCGACATGTACACCTTCACGGTGTCCGACAACGGCATCGGGATCGCGCCGCGCTACGCCGACCGGATCTTCGTGATCTTCCAGCGGCTGCATCCCAAGGAGGAGTACACCGGCACCGGGATCGGCCTCGCGATGTGCCGCAAGATCGTGGAGTTCCACGGCGGCCAGATCTGGCTCGAGCCTGACAACGCCGAGGACGGCGAGAGCGCCGGCGCCACCTTCCGCTTCACGCTCCCCGTTCCCCCCGACGACGAGAAGAGCCCCGCATGA
- a CDS encoding PP2C family protein-serine/threonine phosphatase produces MVATSTLRVLLVEDDDGDAFLFEELLRDADLDVSVVRERTVAAAAALLPDDVACVVLDLGLPDADGLAALHRLRAAAPGVPMLVLTGLSDSARGLEAVAAGAQDYLVKGRVDGELLARSIRYAIERQRAEVVQGQLRAANLTAEENARLERGLLPRPLVADGQIAVDTGYRPGRERALLGGDFYDVVEAADGTLHAVIGDVCGHDPDAAALGVCLRIAWRTLVLGGRASDELLGTLEEVLVHERLADEVFATACMVSVAPDRRSAIVRVAGHPLPVLIAGGDATELPGPLTRPPLGIGAGAGSWPEVPVALPAGWQLLLYTDGLIEGRVDGGTERLGADRLVDLVRERAGAEPGSVLIDRLIATAERLNGGDLADDIAVLVLAAP; encoded by the coding sequence ATGGTCGCCACCTCCACGCTTCGGGTCCTCCTCGTCGAGGACGACGACGGCGACGCGTTCCTGTTCGAGGAGCTGCTGCGCGACGCCGACCTCGACGTCAGCGTCGTCCGCGAGCGCACGGTCGCCGCCGCCGCGGCGCTGCTCCCGGACGACGTCGCCTGCGTCGTGCTGGACCTCGGCCTCCCGGACGCCGACGGCCTCGCCGCGCTGCATCGCCTGCGCGCCGCCGCGCCCGGCGTCCCGATGCTCGTCCTCACCGGCCTCAGCGACTCGGCCCGGGGCCTGGAGGCGGTGGCCGCCGGCGCGCAGGACTACCTCGTCAAGGGCCGCGTCGACGGCGAGCTGCTCGCCCGCTCGATCCGCTACGCGATCGAGCGCCAGCGCGCGGAGGTCGTCCAGGGCCAGCTGCGCGCGGCCAACCTGACGGCCGAGGAGAACGCGCGCCTGGAGCGCGGGCTGCTCCCGCGCCCGCTGGTCGCCGACGGCCAGATCGCGGTCGACACGGGCTACCGCCCCGGCCGCGAGCGCGCCCTGCTCGGCGGGGACTTCTACGACGTGGTCGAGGCCGCCGACGGCACGCTGCACGCGGTCATCGGCGACGTGTGCGGCCACGACCCGGACGCGGCGGCGCTCGGCGTGTGCCTGCGGATCGCGTGGCGCACGCTCGTGCTCGGCGGCCGCGCGAGCGATGAGCTGCTAGGCACGCTGGAGGAGGTGCTGGTCCACGAGCGCCTCGCCGACGAGGTCTTCGCGACCGCGTGCATGGTGTCGGTCGCGCCCGACCGTCGCAGCGCGATCGTCCGCGTCGCCGGCCATCCGCTGCCGGTGCTGATCGCCGGCGGCGACGCGACCGAGCTCCCCGGCCCGCTGACGCGCCCGCCGCTGGGCATCGGCGCCGGGGCCGGCTCGTGGCCGGAGGTCCCGGTCGCGCTCCCGGCGGGCTGGCAGCTGCTGCTCTACACCGACGGCCTGATCGAGGGGCGCGTCGACGGCGGGACCGAGCGCCTCGGCGCGGACCGCCTCGTCGACCTGGTGCGCGAGCGCGCCGGGGCCGAGCCCGGGTCGGTGCTCATCGACCGGCTGATCGCCACGGCCGAGCGACTCAACGGCGGCGACCTCGCCGACGACATCGCCGTCCTGGTGCTCGCCGCCCCATGA
- the pyrE gene encoding orotate phosphoribosyltransferase: MDATQRLVDELRTHALIKGEVVLTSGKTAQYYVDAKRAILRPAGFAALGELVAHHAREWGATAVGGLTMGADPVACAALAGGFAGKAFFVRKETKQHGLQRRIEGPPLDAGERCVIVEDVVTTGGSTLQAIDAVREAGHEIVGVIAVLDRLAGGAEKIAAAAGAPYVPCTTIDQIYPDRPDRG, encoded by the coding sequence ATGGACGCCACCCAACGCCTCGTGGACGAACTACGGACGCACGCGCTGATCAAGGGCGAGGTCGTGCTGACGAGCGGCAAGACCGCGCAGTACTACGTGGACGCCAAGCGCGCCATCCTCCGGCCGGCCGGCTTCGCCGCCCTGGGGGAGCTCGTCGCGCACCACGCGCGCGAGTGGGGCGCCACCGCGGTCGGCGGCCTCACGATGGGCGCCGACCCGGTCGCGTGCGCCGCGCTGGCCGGCGGCTTCGCCGGCAAGGCCTTCTTCGTCCGCAAGGAGACCAAGCAGCACGGCCTCCAGCGGCGCATCGAAGGGCCGCCCCTGGACGCCGGCGAGCGCTGCGTGATCGTCGAGGACGTCGTGACGACGGGCGGCTCCACGCTGCAGGCGATCGACGCGGTGCGCGAGGCCGGCCACGAGATCGTCGGCGTGATCGCGGTCCTCGACCGCCTCGCCGGCGGAGCCGAGAAGATCGCGGCGGCGGCCGGCGCTCCGTACGTCCCCTGCACCACGATTGACCAGATTTACCCTGATCGGCCCGATCGTGGCTGA
- a CDS encoding carboxylate-amine ligase, giving the protein MTAFGRAFALGVEEELIVVDGTTLAVSHTGVDVLEAMEVPAGTGSAHPDTYAALVEFASPVCATPEEGVRAVAALRARARATGASMIGAGIHPDGAFGDVVHVDEPRYHAIHDQLRGLLRRTPTCALHVHVGMPDPETAIHVYNGLREWLPLLQALAASSPFWHGSDSGLATSRAQLFRGYPRGDIPRAFASFDDFEESVGAVLAAGDLADYTFLWWDIRPHPRLGTVEIRAMDAQSSLRTVLGLVSLIHGLAQAAAGAPEPDGGWSPREALMESSFRAARDGLAATLRHDGALRPVREIARAAIERARPFAAGDGLDEVVRIVEHTGGGADRQRAAFARGGMRALLQLLAAETAADPFSTAT; this is encoded by the coding sequence GTGACCGCCTTCGGCCGGGCGTTCGCGCTCGGGGTCGAAGAGGAGCTGATCGTCGTCGACGGCACGACGCTCGCCGTCTCGCACACCGGCGTCGACGTGCTCGAGGCCATGGAGGTGCCGGCGGGCACCGGGAGCGCGCACCCTGACACGTACGCGGCGCTGGTCGAGTTCGCCTCGCCGGTGTGCGCGACGCCGGAGGAGGGCGTGCGCGCGGTCGCGGCGCTGCGGGCGCGGGCCCGCGCGACCGGCGCGTCGATGATCGGCGCGGGGATCCATCCCGACGGCGCGTTCGGCGACGTCGTGCACGTCGACGAGCCGCGCTACCACGCGATCCACGACCAGCTGCGCGGCCTGCTGCGCCGCACGCCGACGTGCGCGCTGCACGTCCACGTCGGGATGCCGGACCCCGAGACAGCCATCCACGTGTACAACGGGCTGCGCGAGTGGCTGCCGTTGTTGCAGGCCTTGGCGGCGAGCTCCCCGTTCTGGCACGGGTCCGACAGCGGGCTGGCGACCTCGCGCGCGCAGCTGTTCCGCGGCTACCCGCGCGGCGACATCCCGCGGGCGTTCGCGTCGTTCGACGACTTCGAGGAGAGCGTCGGCGCGGTGCTCGCGGCCGGCGACCTCGCCGACTACACGTTCCTGTGGTGGGACATCCGCCCGCATCCGCGGCTGGGGACGGTCGAGATCCGGGCGATGGACGCGCAGTCGTCGCTGCGCACCGTGCTCGGGTTGGTGTCCTTGATCCACGGCCTGGCGCAGGCGGCCGCCGGCGCGCCGGAGCCGGACGGCGGCTGGTCGCCGCGGGAGGCGCTGATGGAGTCGTCGTTCCGCGCGGCGCGCGACGGCCTGGCGGCGACGCTGCGCCACGACGGCGCCCTGCGGCCGGTGCGCGAGATCGCGCGCGCCGCGATCGAGCGGGCCCGGCCGTTCGCCGCGGGCGACGGCCTCGACGAGGTCGTCCGGATCGTCGAGCACACCGGCGGCGGCGCGGACCGCCAGCGCGCGGCGTTCGCCCGCGGCGGGATGCGCGCGCTGCTGCAGCTGCTCGCGGCCGAGACCGCGGCGGACCCGTTCAGCACGGCGACATGA
- a CDS encoding L,D-transpeptidase family protein: MHRRAAVAAAALTTFALAGTAQAQTTATPPTTAAPPTTATPPTTTPPPAPAPAPAAGKLGLTLEKVNGRSAAVLAGDRFRIRGAVKPFVAGQTVVVRFYRGDRKIASKKVAIKASKSGTAGMFVLGYRAGKAGHITVRASHRATAELATMVAKGRGVDVLPLRASPGSKGLAVRVLQRKLKALGYVIGQKGVYDGRTARAVLAFRKVTGMARTQEASKDVFRKLAHGAGAFRVRFPKQGHHVEADLSLQVLALIGGSKVERIYPISSGKPSTPTVLGTFRVYSKTPGTNAKGMVFTSYFHGGYGIHGYAEVPTFAASHGCLRTPVPDAVPIYSWIRYGDYVDVYP; this comes from the coding sequence ATGCATCGCCGAGCCGCCGTCGCCGCCGCCGCCCTGACCACCTTCGCGCTGGCCGGCACCGCCCAGGCGCAGACGACGGCGACGCCGCCGACGACCGCCGCGCCACCCACCACGGCGACGCCCCCGACGACCACGCCGCCGCCGGCTCCGGCTCCGGCCCCAGCCGCCGGCAAGCTCGGCCTCACGCTCGAGAAGGTCAACGGCCGGTCGGCCGCCGTCCTGGCCGGCGACCGCTTCCGGATCCGCGGCGCGGTCAAGCCGTTCGTCGCGGGCCAGACCGTCGTCGTGCGCTTCTACCGCGGCGACAGGAAGATCGCGTCCAAGAAGGTCGCGATCAAGGCCTCCAAGAGCGGCACGGCCGGGATGTTCGTCCTCGGCTACCGGGCCGGCAAGGCCGGGCACATCACGGTCCGCGCGTCGCACCGCGCGACCGCGGAGCTCGCCACGATGGTGGCCAAGGGCCGCGGCGTCGACGTCCTGCCGCTGCGCGCGTCGCCCGGCTCGAAGGGCCTCGCGGTCCGCGTGCTCCAGCGCAAGTTGAAGGCCTTGGGGTACGTCATCGGGCAGAAGGGCGTCTACGACGGGCGCACCGCCCGCGCGGTCCTGGCCTTCCGCAAGGTCACGGGGATGGCGCGCACGCAGGAGGCGAGCAAGGACGTGTTCCGCAAGCTCGCCCACGGCGCGGGCGCCTTCAGGGTGCGCTTCCCCAAGCAGGGCCACCACGTCGAGGCTGACCTGTCGCTGCAGGTGCTGGCCCTGATCGGCGGGTCCAAGGTCGAGCGCATCTACCCGATCTCCTCGGGCAAGCCCTCGACGCCCACCGTCCTCGGCACGTTCCGCGTCTACTCCAAGACGCCGGGCACCAACGCCAAGGGCATGGTCTTCACCTCCTACTTCCACGGCGGCTACGGCATCCACGGCTACGCGGAGGTCCCGACCTTCGCCGCCTCCCACGGCTGCCTGCGCACGCCCGTCCCGGACGCCGTCCCGATCTACAGCTGGATCAGGTACGGCGACTACGTGGACGTCTACCCGTAG